The genomic stretch GATGATCTCCGGATCGTTGATCAGCGCCAAGGCCAGCGCAGTGCGCTGTTGCCAGCCACCCGAAAGCTTTTTTACAAATTGCTTCAGGTAGGGCTCCAAGCCGAGGAGACGAATGATCTCCTTCGAGTCGCGCGTCTTCTTATAGTACGATTGGAACAGATTGATCGCTTCGCCGACTCGGATTCGATCATAGAGCGAAGTTTTCTGCAATTGAATGCCGATCTTCTCTTTTAATTCCATCGGCTGCTTCTTTACATCATGTCCGAGCACACTCACCGAACCGGACGTCGGTTCGATCAGTCCCATCATCATCTCGAGGGTTGTCGTCTTCCCGGCACCGTTTGCTCCGATGATGCCGAGAACTTCACCCTTGTATACATTCAACGAGATACCCCGTACGGCCTGTACCGTCCCATAGGTCTTCTTGGCATCGTGTAGTTCGATCACCGTTTGTTCGTTCACGTTGCTACCTCCTCACTGATCTGCTGCTCCGCCTGGCACCCGCATACTGCACAACGCGGCTTCTTGACGATCGGATGCAGAGTCGCATCGAATGTCCGCATATCCATCTGCAGTTGTCTGTTTATCGTCAGGCTGGACTCTGTTTCAATACGTTGCGGCATGTTTCCAACAAGGTTCGGCACGTCAGATGCGAGCATTCCCGCTGCGACATCGGCAAAGGTCGGGCTGATCGAAAGCACAGCCTGTGCATCAGTATCGACGAGATGTTTGACATACTGGTCATACGAAGCCGGGTTGGCCAGCCTGCTGCGACGATCGCTTTCCAAGCAATGAAAACAGCCGGTGCGACCTGGCAGAAAAGTCGGCCCGATCTGGACGTTCCACCCGTCGATCATGATCATCGACCAAGT from Tumebacillus algifaecis encodes the following:
- a CDS encoding ABC transporter ATP-binding protein gives rise to the protein MNEQTVIELHDAKKTYGTVQAVRGISLNVYKGEVLGIIGANGAGKTTTLEMMMGLIEPTSGSVSVLGHDVKKQPMELKEKIGIQLQKTSLYDRIRVGEAINLFQSYYKKTRDSKEIIRLLGLEPYLKQFVKKLSGGWQQRTALALALINDPEIIFLDEPTTGLDPKARHDLWEIILQLRGEGKTILLSTHYMEEANKYCDRVAVIRSGELVACDTPANLIKMLPSGQGTMDDVYVEIAAATKGA